From the Labeo rohita strain BAU-BD-2019 chromosome 21, IGBB_LRoh.1.0, whole genome shotgun sequence genome, the window tgtggatcattcaactactattttctcttgtggactgtatgtaaacgttttttatgtgaaaaatatatattattttggtaaaatgaacattttacagattctgcttaggtgtatgtaaacttttgacttcagctgtataaAAGTGTATAGAAGTGCCCTTCTACTGTTGTTTGAAAATAATCTCATCCCGTTTCTTTGATTTGTAGATGTGGTGATCTCAACCGCGTGTCATCCTACAGAAAACATCATCGCATCAGCAGCACTAGAAAACGACAAAACCATCAAACTTTGGAAGAGCGACTGCTAAGCCTCAAGCTTATTTactttatcttctttttttttttttgttttttttttaattttgtacttttcattttgtttgtggGGGGGGTGagagacttttttgtttttcatttgaaaggTCACGCTAGGCCGTTCACACTGACATCAAGGCTCAGCAAGAGGACCGGCGAAAGCGCCCTAGCCCGACATACCCTCTCCTAACACAGCACGCCTCTCTCCGCTCGTGCACTAAAGCAGTCACTTTTTCTCTGCCTTGCCACCAGCTCTCGTTCTTCAGTTTAAGCATTCAGCAAAACTTTAACCAGTCTGTAAATCTAGGCAGCTTTGTTTGAACTCCACAGACCTATTAGGACAAAGAGAGCGTTCCTgtctttttgtttagttttttttcctgtaagtTTTGTAGAATGACACTTATCTGTCTGTCAGTGGTTTGCACACTTTCTGAAGCCAGCAGAACGCCTTGGACACATTATAAGTGGCCATTTTAACAAATCTTTGGAGTATTACATTTCTCTGCCTGTATTTGTGGCATTTATACGAACAGTTTGCAGCTTCACTCCATTCTTTTGCCGACAAGAGGTTTCAGCTGTCAACGCCTCAAAGACTTACCAATGTCAAATCGAACCTCCATGTATGAAATGTGTTGTCTGGCAGAAGGATGTTCTGAACATCCActgtttcatgtttatttctgtaCAGCACAAAAATGCAATTGTTAAATCTGCAATTAAAACAATTCATTGTGTTATAGTCGCTAAGCTAGTTGTCAGACTTTATGGTTTTCAGTGGCTTTCAAGTGGCTCAATGTTGTCTAGGCAGTGCTAACAATAAAACTTACTCTTTTTGTTATGAAAGCTTATAGCAGTTGCAAACATAACGTATGCCAAAAGCTCACTTTATTCCCACAGCTGTAACTACCTGTAACACATCTGTTCATATCAGTTTTGGTGCTTAcgtataaataaaactacaatatATCGGGATGGAGCAGTTGATTGGTCAGAGCAGTTAAAAGGAAAGGTTTCTAGTAGACTTCAATTACACAATCTACAGATGTTCATTCTGAAACAACTATTCTTATCTGGTACCAcacattcagtttttaattatcGTTATGTGGTTTTAATGACACAACTTATGCAAGGAGGAGCGTTGCTGTGAAGTGAATATGCCATAACCTTCTATCTCGTGACCAAAAGCAGACTGGATGTATTTAGAGCCTTGAGATGTTTCTGTATCTGACACTTTGTACATACTTGCAGCTTCTCTGTTCTTTGATATGTTTACCTCTGTTCTGTGGTCTTATTAACTGTGTCTCCAGTAGGTGATAGTACTTTaagagtgttttatttttcctgctCAATGTGGATGATGGTTTGGCATTAACCCATCCTCTGCATCTGGACTCTCTCTGTTCCTTTGTTCTTGGCCGGATTTCCAGTGCACTGCAGTGATGACAAGGGCCGCATGAGGAATTCTATCTGTATTGCATTTAGTCACTTTGGACATGACCTGTGACTcaataaagaatttttttacCTGTATCCAGCACAATGTCATCTCTACAACTGATAAAGTAAACATATTACTGTGCTTAAGGAAAACAATGCTGTTTAGACATATTGGTATAGATATTTATAgtagtttttttgtgtgtgattataaaatgaaataaggtGAATATATTCTTTGTCTTCTTTCGAAGTGTAATTTCTCAAGCTATAAACTACAATAcaatttactgttttgtttagCTGTACTTACTACAACATTTTGCTTGGGCAGATTGGGGTAGCTTACTATGTAAATATAATCATACAATGTAATTGAAtcatatgtataatatataatcaataTATAGGGTACAGCGGGGCTAAAAGTCTCAatgattaacatgataattaatagatggctgatttttccatttgttgacatgacgtGGTTATAtccagatggtaaatatcatatattatgttgggcgtccatcttagagataatcatcatgtttaaaatgaaaccatcatatttaaaaacatgatattaatcgtatagtataataaaatatcatttgatGTTACTACTGTACagctatattaaatattgtggatctccttcaatgctttcaaaatctttttaaaattattttgtttctgtatttgaaaaaaaaaatattttaaacattaaaacatatacaaaaacatattttaatgaaaaaaaaaaaaattatattaacattttaatgaacaggtggaaaatagtacaaactttagctaaaataatgtttttttaatgattaatttagtaatgtttaataatgttcAAAACACTCACTTTAGCAATGTATTTATATCAATGCTGTGTGTCATGTGGGGTAAAagccccccttgccacctcatacattcataagattttaaatcaaaataaacgacttgtatgatttattgtcACACAAAATCTATTGCTCAATAATTGTTCAATACaaacgtatatatatttttttaatactgtttttcagcaaggatgcattaaactcattaaaagttaaagtaaagacttctacatttttacaaaaaatgttaaataaatgctacagcatactataatgaaaaaaaaatcgcatgacactgaaataaatggatgctgaaaattcatcacaggaatatattatatatgattaaTTGGCAACATAATAGGTTTACTATAAAAATTCTcactaaaaaaattacaggaccttttccctgtttttaacctaaatTCAATTGGCTACATAagtattatacaaaaataaataaataaataaaaaaactgtggacagtacaaaacaaaacaaaacaattttttttcttggtgtGTTAATAAGTGTGTTCACTCACCATCTTTGTATTCGTTCTCTACTCACTGCCTGCAACATAACAGTTCCTGGTTGTACATCCTCATTATTTCTGCAAACCTCAGTGAAAGTAGGCTATTGTGTACTATAGATTAACAacatgagaaaaataaataaaacatctaaagaaTAATATTGCGATTCTAATAATGCAGAAAATGTTACTTCACCTGAGTATTGCTTGATGTCATCGCAAAACTGCTCAAGTTCCTCTCTCATGTCTGTTAACatgaaaagacaaaaatgtacagatcaaCAAAGACCAAAGGTGAACTTCTTACACAAAACacgtttgtttaatattttatctaatATCTACTAAACTAAAACACAATGTAATCAAACTTAGGTGGGTCGATTTCTGCCATATGGGCATTACTTTGAGACAGTTTAACTGAATTTCAAAACGGTGCTATGTCTCagctttatttctttcatacagATATGAAATCTCTCGATGAACTGCGTAACTGAAACACGACGTGTACAGTACCATTCGAACTATTCAAAAGAACCGATTCGAAGATTCACAACGAAGCCCCGCCTCAAgataaatgcaaacacaactTCATCATTTACCCTACCACTTCAGTATTCAAGTTAAACAAAATAGTTAAACAAATTAGCAGAGGTTAACTTACTGTCATAATACAAAAGGACTGCTCTACAGTTCTTGAGCCACAGGTCTGGATCATCTCATGCGCATGCGCAATTGCGCATTGACGTCACGTCAGTTTCCAAGACGCGAGCAGCTGAAAGCAAAACATGTCTACAGAAGATGAAAGCAAAGTTGAGACGGTAAAATCTAAAGAGGTATGATAACGATAGTATAGGGTAAGCAAACTAGATGAGAAAAGTTTATAAACAGAGTTTTTGTTGGTTTGAGAAGAGATAGTGTGTCTGTTTTGATTGGaatttttgacagtttttgaCAGTTGAAGAGTCATGACTCTCTCAAGCCAACATAATTATTAACTTTGTTTACACAAATGATCCACTAACttatgtattgtttattattattctgagaCTCTCTTTgttcactaccagtcaaaagtttttgaacaggaagatttttCTGCTCAGCCTGCATTTagtgatccaaaatacagcaaaaacagtaataatgtcaaatatttttactgtttacaataactgatttctatttgaatatactttgaaatgaaatttatttctgtgatcagaCCTACATTttcttcattactccagtgttcagtgtcacatgaaataaaaagcatttgtaaGATTACAGTACATCATAACAGTATAACTGTACACtgcaccattcaaaagcttggagttaagtatcttttttttttttttttaatttatttatttttgtgaaagaaattatagaattaatacttttgtttagcaagggtgctttaaattgaccaaaagtaatgataaagacatttattgtgtgacaaaagatttttatttcagataaatgctgttctactgaactttctattcatcaaagaaacataaaaaaatctacttagctgttttcaacttaatcataataaatgtttttgagcagcaaatcacaatattagaatgatctctaaaggatcatgtgactggagtaatgatgcttaaaattcagctttgaaatcacaggaataaattaaattttaaaatatattcaaatagaaaacagttattttaaatagtaaagattaacattgttttgctgtacttaggACCAAAgacatgcaggcttggtgagcagaaataagaaataaaaatcttgctgttcaaaaattttgactggtattgtatgAAGGTCATTGCACGCTGAGTCCAAAATTTTCGTATGcgtcttttccttttttttttcatattcatcatcctttcctatcaaaatgcttgctacggatGTGAAAAAGCAGAAAATTGAACCTGATAACCAGTGCCATATCACCTGTATATTCATATAACTTATTTACTATAATATTACGTATTATCATCTCATTTCTATCAACAGAAAATGAAACAGTGACAACACACATCATTACACATCAGTTATATCTGGAAGCTGGGATTGAATATTCTCTTTAGCAGGGGAAGAGTCTTGGCCCTATGGGTTACTTATATAACTATTCACTATTACAGTACATTactatttgtctttttttaatgatgttttgcAGGATAAAGCAACTCAAACCAGCCCACGTCCACAAAAGTCCACCAAGTTCACCAACTTCGGCGCTACAGCGAGTCAGGTAAGAACATCTTTTAATTTGCTAGTGAATGATTTTGATCAGCTTTTTGTGTTAGACCTGCAGTAGAATAGAACTGTGCTTGTACTACGGTGAATATGGACACATAATATTAGCATGCCCTGCTCTTTCTGCAGTCGGAAATCTATGATTACTATGAGAAAGAAATTAAGAGCCGGGTAATCAAATCAAGCAGTCAGTCTGAAAAAGAAGCCCTAGAGGATGAAGAAGAAACAGATGATTCACAAATTAAGGTGGTATTTGTAACAAAGTAGGCCAACATACACTTCCATCTAGAAAATGACTTATGTTTTATAACGAATTAAAACTCTTGCGCTTACAGGATATGTATGATTTATCCCATCTGGCTGAGATGGCCAGAAACATGGAGGGTGAGGTGTATCACAATGTGCATGCAGACTTTTTATATGGTAATTATAAGAAATCATTTTTcactgctgttaaaaaaaagagcttgcctttttttatatacatgtcTTTATATCCATACTCAGATTTGAAGTACTTTGAAGATCCCTCAGATGAATTTAGAGGAGAGAAGGGCACTCTTCTCCCCCTGTGGAAATTCGAGTATGCAGAAGCCAAAAGTCTGTCTGTGACTGCCCTCTGCTGGTGAGGTTcacacagtatttaaaaaacaaacagccgtttttgagttaaataaaaaaacacttctttCAGTACATAATTGTATTTGGTTATTTCTAGGGATCACAAACACAATGATTTGTTTGCTGTTGGTCTTGGGTCACGTACGTTTACTATTTACCATATCCACCCGCTTATTTGAAAGTTTAATGACTCTGAAATGAGTTTCATCTTTCCTTTTAGATAAATTCACTCAACAGGGGGGTGGCATGGTTCTCTTTTACACTCTGAGGAACCCCAATTACCCAGAATTCATCTTTAGCACAGCCTCAGGCGTAATGTGTATAGACATCCATGAACATCTGTCCCACCTGGTGGCTGTGGGATTGTATGACGGCTGTGTTGCAGTGTACAACCTGAAGAAAAAGACTGATCAGCCCATTTATAACAGCAGAGCCAGCCCTGGTAAACATAAAGGCGCTGTGATGCAGGTATGGATGAAGATGTGACCATGgagttaattaaaacaataatggtAAACCTTCATTACCTATAGTATGATATATACAGTGTTTAGAATTAGTACCATTCTGCTCTTACTAGTTTTGTAATATGCAGTAATTGCAGTACTATGTCTACATATTTACCAAAATGTGCAGTACACAACCAAAttttaacttttgaatggtagtgtacttcTCGGTTCTTTCTCAGTATTGTAGGATGTAGTTTTTGTGACGCTTGGTTGATAAGAAAGTCTTGGCTGTCTTCATTACAGGTAAAGTGGCAGAAAGATGATCTGGACAGTAATCACAACTTCATCTCTGTGTCTGCCGATGGACGAGTGGTGTCTTGGACTCTGGTAAAGGTACGGAAGGAAATGTCTAAATGTTGACTCTAAAGCAAGTCATTACTGTATGAGGTTGATTGATGCCAGTCATTTGGTTTTTAGCATGAACTAGTCTTCACAGACATGATCAAGCTCCCAGTCCCAGACACAATTCCTGATGACCGTAAGGATGTCTTTTTCACAGGTATGAACCACCTTACCAGCCTGGTCAGTAATTATAAGTatgtaatactaaaatattaaaagtaatattgaAAGTATTTAATAACGCACAGCCAATATGAACACAATGATGTTTATAAAAACATGCAGTGATGATGTGATTGGGGTTTTCTTTTAGTATAAGGACAAGGGCCATTCAGCTGTGACTATATTCACAATGTAGTATAGACAATGTAATCACAGACACAGAAATCATCAGtaattcaataataaaacaactttACCCATCTTTCCTGTacatacgctaccagtcaaaaggttttggacagtaagtgtatttaaaaaaaaaaaaagtctctttttttttttttactatttaatataactgttttctatttaaatatacttcaaaatattattgattcctgtgatttcaaagctgatttttttgcatcattactccagtcacatgatccttcagaaagcattctgatattctgatttgctgctcaaaaaacatttattattattatgctgaaaagaaactttcaggtttctttgatgaatagaatgttcagaagaacaacatttatcttaaatagaaatcttttgtaacattatgtctttatcatcacttttgatcaatttaaagcacccttgataaataaaagtagtaatatctaaaataaataaatatataaaaaatactgactccaagcttttgagtAGTATATtgtataacgttacaaaaggtttttattttcagataaatgctgatctttgcatctttctattcagtaaagaatcctgaaaaaaatgtgctttgatcacaggaataaattacattttaaaatatattcaaatagaaa encodes:
- the LOC127153059 gene encoding dynein axonemal intermediate chain 1-like → MSTEDESKVETVKSKEDKATQTSPRPQKSTKFTNFGATASQSEIYDYYEKEIKSRVIKSSSQSEKEALEDEEETDDSQIKDMYDLSHLAEMARNMEGEVYHNVHADFLYDLKYFEDPSDEFRGEKGTLLPLWKFEYAEAKSLSVTALCWDHKHNDLFAVGLGSHKFTQQGGGMVLFYTLRNPNYPEFIFSTASGVMCIDIHEHLSHLVAVGLYDGCVAVYNLKKKTDQPIYNSRASPGKHKGAVMQVKWQKDDLDSNHNFISVSADGRVVSWTLVKHELVFTDMIKLPVPDTIPDDRKDVFFTVGTSLDFHKQKDSNFLVGTEYGKIHKGSKLYNRFVETYDAHFMGVSCVRWNPFHPDVFISCSWDCMVKIWDQTMKFPMFTFELEIGAAVTDVAWAPYSSTVFAAVTTEGKVHVFDLSINKYEALCQQKVVSRKTKLFKIQFNPVHPIIIVGDGHGHLTSLKLSPNLRKTPKDKKGQELQMSPEVEKAKMEQLLILLR